In the genome of Veillonellales bacterium, the window GAAAGAATTTGCAGCCGCTTAAACTTTGAATTGATCTTGGAAGGCGCCATTCTACCAAAAATCAAAAACAACAGCGTCATAATAACAAAACCGGTCCCCATGGCTATGATCGGTGAAACAATCAGCGAAGCTACTATCCCTAAGATGCCTTCGATTTTTAGGGCTTCCACTCCTCTGGAAACAAGAACAGCGCCTACTACCCCACCTACCAACGCGTGAGAAGAACTGCTGGGAATGCCCAGCCACCAAGTCAATACATTCCAACAAATAGCACCAATCATAGCGGCGATAATAATCGGCTCATTCACCATTTGCGCGGATTTAACCAAATCGCTACCAATTGTTTTTGCTACACCGGTGCTATACATTGCCCCGGCAAAATTCAGTCCGGCAGCAAGCACCACAGCAACCTTCGGCGTAAGTGCTCTTGTAGATACCGATGTGGCAATTGCATTCGCCGTATCATGAAATCCATTGATATAATCAAACCCCAGCGATAATAATACAACGAAAATAATTAATAAATCAGGCATATTTCATAACCATTCCCCGCAGTAGATCCGCTATACTTTCGCAATGATCAAGAGCATTCTCCAGATATTCCAGGATTTCCTTCCACTTAATAATTTCCAATGTATCAGAACAGGAAGTAAATAAATGTGCCACTTCCTGGCGATAAATACTATCGCCTTTGCTTTCCAAATCGACAATTTTACGTGTATAATCTAATATCTTTTGCTGATTTCCTTTAATATTTTTCAGCAATTCAAAAACTTTAACCAGTTCCTCAGCACAATTTAGTATCAAGCAGCTCAATTCTACAGCTCCTTTGCTGGGCTCACCCGCGCGATATAACATCATTCGCTCAATGATTCCTTGAATGTTATCGACACCATCATCCAGCATGTTGGCTAATGCATAAATATCTTCTCTATCCAAAGGCGTGATAAACGTTTGATTTAGTTTATCAATAATTGCATCATTGATATCATCCGCTTCATGTTCTAAGTTTGAAATTTGAGGAATTTTTTCGCCAATTTGCGTATAATCATTCATTACTTCTTTCAGCATATAGGATCCTTGGTGCAGCAATCGTGTACTTTCCTCAAAGAGAGTAAAAAATTCATTTTCTTTTGATTTAAAACTAAACATGCATTTACCTCCAAAAGTTGCCTAAGAGTAGTATCTCCCCCAAAACAAACTCTACCACTGGATGATATTGCAAAATACGAAAAAGCCGGAACATAAAGTTCCGGCCCTTGCTGAACACTTTATAGCAGAATCATTATTTATCAACAGCATCCATCGCGTCCGCCACTTTACCGGCCAAACCGGTAATCTTAACTGACGGCACAGCACACACGGCAATACGAATTCCCTTTGACAGAGGAACCGCAAACACATTCACATCATGCAGCTTATCACAAACCGCCGCAGGATTTTTCGCGGGAATGGTAAGGAAAAAGCCAGCTATATAGGGAAGCATGTTCAGTTTAACTTGCTTCGCTTCCCGCATAAAGATATCCGCTCTGTCACGAGTCAAGCCGTATAAATAATTACGTTCTTTCTCCAACTGAGTTAGCAGCGTTTTATCTTGATATATTGTAGCCAATAACCGCATAGCACCCCGATTAATATTCGACCAAGTAGCTCTGCTGGTATATTGGTTAATATTTACAAACTCAGTAATAACG includes:
- a CDS encoding inorganic phosphate transporter, with translation MPDLLIIFVVLLSLGFDYINGFHDTANAIATSVSTRALTPKVAVVLAAGLNFAGAMYSTGVAKTIGSDLVKSAQMVNEPIIIAAMIGAICWNVLTWWLGIPSSSSHALVGGVVGAVLVSRGVEALKIEGILGIVASLIVSPIIAMGTGFVIMTLLFLIFGRMAPSKINSKFKRLQILSAAMMAFSHGSNDAQKAMGIITLTLVSSGYLTSLEVPIWVKMAAAISMGMGTAAGGWRIIRTMGSKIFKLEPISGFAADLNSSLVIFGATLLRMPVSTTHVVSGSIMGVGTAKRVRAVRWGVAQQMLIAWIFTIPSTALVSGTVYKIIAMLFL
- a CDS encoding DUF47 family protein gives rise to the protein MFSFKSKENEFFTLFEESTRLLHQGSYMLKEVMNDYTQIGEKIPQISNLEHEADDINDAIIDKLNQTFITPLDREDIYALANMLDDGVDNIQGIIERMMLYRAGEPSKGAVELSCLILNCAEELVKVFELLKNIKGNQQKILDYTRKIVDLESKGDSIYRQEVAHLFTSCSDTLEIIKWKEILEYLENALDHCESIADLLRGMVMKYA